One part of the Phoenix dactylifera cultivar Barhee BC4 chromosome 4, palm_55x_up_171113_PBpolish2nd_filt_p, whole genome shotgun sequence genome encodes these proteins:
- the LOC103717625 gene encoding tRNA wybutosine-synthesizing protein 2/3/4 isoform X1: MEFEKRKAQALAAMAAPRPDKSPKGTVDAPIVPLLDAINRHPSFFTTSSCSGRISILAHRTNPPPSSADATAGNPKLEAAAPKKKKKAGGGGWLFVSHDSADPEAIVDLLFGDRRDSEGGDLVFRFEPLIVAVECRDLASAQSLVSTAISCGFRESGMTSIQKRIMVAIRCSIRLEVPLGQIGFIMISPEYVRYLVRIANDKMEANRKRTDGFLHVLQSKVLPGPGKEVIDSNKKGLEQIADKGFSLDFETKPNVVLSEISIENGTSKSHTEDNILGFIKDRCDSEPAGYSGEDKCAVASCKNSLKVSDPLHDKEIGYSHKEIADKDSNIELSGTPKCFLSVVMLKIVGEPIEKLFLWGQSACASNNGGQEHILVFGGFGGVGRHERRNCSLVLDPQSGLLSEINSTKPPSPRLGHTASMVGREIYVIGGRGGPSQILNDVWVLDTTENRWSLLECTGSAFNPRHRHAAAAVGSNIYVFGGLNNEVIYSCMNVLNTQTLQWSNVSIQGDWPCARHSHSLVASGPQLFMFGGYDGEKALGDLYSFDVRTLQWRKEETSGRAPSPRFSHSMFIYKNYLGIIGGCPVRQQYQELALLNMHHLVWMHVTIDSLGGDLWVRSSTCLIGEDLVIVGGGASCYAFGTKFNEPMKIDLHLLESLHNLPSDKENKSFLQFHDTHGNMNLQQDKHVDGMLDSSDVNLRIDISTNEDGHDVDGEHLVIKLEKKYAKPVKDILKKFGWLDLTRKVRPSQDGCHIYLPVSRNFYAFYVEEQFNSVNNFDNLEAFYQLGEFSLKELSVNEVSQSTALNFLLSCGGSLLDDDVVCMRKVHKSPEKMIKESVCSMLRIKRMPLQLLEQLPTRWEHLGDIVVLPKTSFKDPIWDSIGKELWPIVAKALGANRLARQGRILPTGTRDSTLEILVGDNGWVTHQENGILYTFDATKCMFSSGNLSEKLRMASLDCRDEIIVDLFAGIGYFVLPFLVKLIIKFLARARAKLVYACEWNPHALKALEHNINANSVADRCVILEGDNCVTAPKGVAHRVCLGLLPSSECSWVTAVRALRAEGGMLHVHGNVNDSEEFSWSEYVVNSIRSIAQSEGLHWAVSVEHVERVKWYGPHIRHLVADVRCKQA; encoded by the exons ATGGAGTTCGAGAAAAGGAAGGCGCAAGCCCTGGCCGCCATGGCGGCGCCGCGGCCGGACAAGTCCCCCAAGGGCACGGTGGACGCCCCCATCGTCCCCCTGCTTGACGCTATCAATCGCCACCCCTCCTTCTTCACCACCAGCTCCTGCTCCGGCCGCATTTCGATCCTCGCACACCGAACCAACCCGCCCCCTTCTTCCGCCGACGCGACCGCGGGAAACCCTAAACTCGAGGCTGCGGCgcccaagaagaagaagaaggccggcGGAGGTGGTTGGCTTTTCGTCTCGCACGACTCCGCCGACCCGGAGGCCATCGTCGACCTCCTCTTCGGCGACCGCCGGGATTCCGAGGGAGGGGATCTGGTGTTCCGGTTCGAGCCCCTCATCGTGGCCGTCGAGTGCCGGGACCTCGCCTCGGCGCAGTCGCTCGTCTCTACTGCTATTTCTTGCGGGTTTAGAGAGTCCG GTATGACAAGCATACAAAAACGTATAATGGTTGCCATACGATGTTCTATACGTTTGGAGGTACCATTGGGCCAAATTGGTTTTATTATGATTTCACCAGAGTATGTTCGGTACCTTGTTAGGATTGCTAATGATAAAATGGAGGCAAACAGAAAGAGAACGGATGGCTTTCTTCATGTTTTGCAATCTAAG GTTCTCCCAGGACCAGGAAAGGAGGTGATTGATTCTAATAAAAAGGGTCTAGAACAGATTGCCGATAAAGGATTTTCATTAGATTTTGAAACTAAGCCTAATGTCGTATTGTCGGAGATATCAATTGAGAATGGCACTTCAAAGTCTCATACCGAAGATAATATCTTGGGCTTCATCAAAGATAGATGTGATTCCGAACCTGCTGGATATTCTGGAGAAGACAAATGCGCTGTTGCTTCCTGCAAGAACTCACTAAAAGTATCTGATCCTTTACATGACAAGGAAATTGGATACAGCCATAAAGAGATAGCTGACAAAGATTCTAACATAG AGTTGTCAGGAACACCAAAGTGCTTTCTTTCCGTTGTCATGTTAAAGATTGTTGGCGAGCCGATTGAGAAGCTCTTCCTCTGGGGTCAATCAGCTTGTGCTTCAAACAATGGAGGGCAGGAACATATCCTTGTCTTTGGTGGCTTTGGAGGCGTAGGACGACATGAAAGAAGAAATTGCTCCCTGGTGCTTGATCCCCAGTCTGGCCTGTTAAGTGAAATAAATTCTACAAAACCCCCATCTCCACGCTTGGGTCATACAGCCTCCATGGTGGGGAGAGAGATTTATGTTATTGGAGGAAGGGGTGGTCCTTCTCAAATTCTTAATGATGTCTGGGTTCTAGACACCACTGAAAATAGGTGGTCATTATTAGAATGTACTGGCAGTGCTTTTAACCCTAG GCACCGCCATGCAGCTGCAGCTGTAGGCTCAAATATATATGTCTTTGGAGGTCTTAATAATGAAGTGATATATTCCTGCATGAATGTCTTAAACACTCAAACTCTTCAGTGGAGCAATGTTAGTATCCAAGGAGATTGGCCCTGTGCACGTCATTCACATTCTTTGGTGGCCAGCGGCCCTCAGTTGTTTATGTTTGGAGGTTATGATGGTGAGAAGGCACTAGGCGACCTCTACAGTTTTGATGTTAGAACATTACAGTGGAGAAAAGAGGAGACATCTGGGAGAGCTCCTTCTCCAAGATTCTCACATTCTATGTTTATCTATAAAAATTATCTTGGGATCATCGGCGGTTGCCCTGTTAGGCAACAGTATCAAGAATTGGCTTTATTGAACATGCATCATCTTGTCTGGATGCATGTGACTATTGACTCTCTTGGTGGAGACCTTTGGGTTCGCAGCTCAACCTGTCTTATTGGCGAAGATCTTGTTATTGTTGGTGGTGGAGCATCATGTTATGCATTtggaacaaagtttaatgagcCAATGAAAATTGATTTACATTTGTTAGAGTCTCTACACAACCTCCCTTCAGATAAGGAAAATAAGTCATTTTTACAGTTTCATGACACCCATGGAAACATGAATCTACAACAGGACAAGCATGTAGATGGCATGCTTGATAGTTCTGATGTAAATCTTAGGATTGACATTTCTACCAATGAAGATGGGCATGATGTGGATGGGGAACACCTTGTTATAAAACTTGAAAAAAAGTATGCTAAACCTGTGAaggatatattaaaaaaatttggatggttgGATCTTACTAGGAAGGTTCGGCCAAGTCAGGATGGATGTCATATTTATTTACCAGTTAGCAGAAATTTCTATGCCTTCTATGTGGAAGAGCAATTTAATTCAGTAAATAACTTTGATAATTTGGAAGCATTTTATCAACTAGGAGAATTTTCTTTGAAGGAGCTTTCTGTAAATGAGGTTTCTCAATCAACTGCATTGAATTTTTTGTTGTCATGTGGTGGTTCTTTACTAGACGATGATGTAGTCTGCATGAGAAAGGTTCACAAATCTCCTGAAAAGATGATAAAAGAATCAGTTTGCTCCATGCTGAGGATAAAAAGGATGCCTCTGCAGCTGTTGGAGCAGTTGCCTACAAG GTGGGAACATCTTGGGGATATTGTTGTGCTACCAAAGACATCTTTTAAGGATCCTATATGGGACTCTATAGGGAAGGAACTTTGGCCTATAGTTGCCAAAGCGCTTGGTGCTAATCGTCTTGCACGGCAA GGTCGAATTTTGCCTACTGGAACAAGAGACAgcactcttgaaattcttgtgGGAGACAATGGGTGGGTTACTCATCAAGAGAATGGAATCCTTTATACATTTGATGCAACAAAATGTATGTTTTCCTCCGGAAACCTTTCTGAGAAGCTTCGTATGGCTAGTCTAGACTGTAGAGATGAGATTATTGTGGATCTATTTGCTGGAATTGGATACTTTGTGCTTCCATTTCTTGTCAA ATTGATAATAAAATTCTTGGCCAGGGCTAGGGCAAAACTGGTTTATGCATGTGAGTGGAATCCTCATGCTTTAAAGGCTCTTGAACATAATATCAATGCAAATTCTGTGGCAGATCGGTGTGTCATACTTGAAGGAGATAATTGTGTCACAGCACCCAAA GGTGTCGCGCATCGTGTTTGCCTTGGTCTCCTACCATCAAGTGAGTGTAGTTGGGTTACTGCTGTGAGGGCTTTGAG GGCGGAAGGTGGTATGCTGCATGTGCATGGAAATGTCAATGACTCGGAGGAATTCTCATGGTCAGAATATGTTGTTAATTCCATAAGGAGCATTGCACAATCTGAAG GTTTACATTGGGCTGTTTCAGTAGAACACGTAGAGCGAGTGAAGTGGTATGGGCCTCATATTCGTCATCTTGTTGCTGATGTAAGATGCAAGCAAGCGTAG
- the LOC103717626 gene encoding calcium-dependent protein kinase 19-like, whose product MGHCFSKEKDPGHRGGANGYSFHQQQSKPSQPYHGYNQPQPSPPPPPPAEVRQAPPSSLKPSIPTPASAMAAGRAADTVLGKPFEDVRSLYTLGKELGRGQFGVTYLCTEIATGNRYACKSISKRKLSSKNDRDDIRREVQIMQHLTGQANIVEFKGAYEDRHSVNLVLELCEGGELFDRIIAKGHYSERAAATICRAIVNVVHICHFMGVMHRDLKPENFLLATKDEGAMLKATDFGLSVFIEDGKVYRDIVGSAYYVAPEVLRRNYGKEIDVWSAGVILYILLSGVPPFWAETEKGIFDAILQGYIDFESDPWPSISDSAKDIVRKMLTQDPKRRITSAQVLEHPWIRGGEASDKPIDSAVLSRMKQFRAMNKLKKLALKVIAENLSEEEIKGLKQMFINMDTDKSGTITYEELKTGLARLGSRLSEAEVKQLMDAADVDGNGTIDYIEFITATMHRNRLERDEHLYRAFQYFDKDNSGFITRDELESAMKEHGIGDASTIKEIISEIDTDNDGRINYEEFCAMMKGGIQQPVKLM is encoded by the exons ATGGGCCATTGCTTCAGTAAAGAGAAGGATCCAGGACACAGAGGAGGAGCCAATGGTTACAGCTTCCACCAGCAACAGTCCAAGCCGAGCCAACCTTACCATGGCTACAACCAGCCTCagccgtcgccgccgccgccgccgcctgcgGAGGTCCGCCAGGCCCCTCCGTCGTCCCTGAAGCCCTCTATTCCCACCCCCGCCTCGGCCATGGCCGCGGGGCGAGCTGCCGACACTGTGCTCGGCAAGCCATTCGAGGACGTCCGGTCGCTGTACACCCTCGGCAAGGAGCTCGGCCGCGGGCAATTCGGCGTGACCTACCTCTGCACGGAGATCGCTACTGGGAATCGGTACGCCTGCAAGTCGATCTCGAAGCGGAAGCTGTCGAGCAAGAACGACCGGGACGATATCCGGCGGGAGGTGCAGATCATGCAGCACCTGACGGGGCAGGCAAATATAGTGGAATTCAAGGGGGCGTACGAGGACCGGCACTCGGTGAATCTGGTGCTGGAGCTGTGCGAGGGAGGGGAGCTCTTCGACCGGATCATTGCCAAGGGCCACTACTCGGAGCGCGCCGCCGCCACCATCTGCCGGGCCATCGTCAACGTCGTGCACATCTGCCACTTCATGGGGGTGATGCACCGCGACCTCAAGCCCGAGAATTTCTTGCTGGCCACCAAGGATGAGGGGGCCATGCTCAAGGCCACCGATTTCGGGCTCTCGGTGTTCATTGAGGATG GAAAAGTGTACAGAGATATAGTTGGAAGTGCTTACTATGTTGCTCCTGAAGTTTTGCGGCGGAATTATGGGAAAGAAATAGATGTATGGAGTGCAGGTGTTATTTTATATATTCTTCTCAGCGGTGTTCCCCCTTTCTGGGCTG AAACGGAGAAAGGGATATTTGATGCCATCTTGCAAGGGTACATTGACTTTGAAAGTGATCCATGGCCATCTATATCAGACAGCGCCAAAGATATTGTCAGGAAAATGTTGACACAGGATCCTAAGAGAAGAATTACTTCAGCACAAGTTCTTG AGCATCCATGGATCAGAGGTGGAGAGGCATCTGATAAGCCTATAGACAGTGCTGTTCTTTCTAGGATGAAACAGTTTAGAGCAATGAACAAGCTCAAGAAGCTGGCACTAAAG GTTATTGCTGAGAATCTTTCCGAAGAAGAAATTAAAGGGCTGAAACAGATGTTCATCAATATGGACACTGACAAGAGTGGTACCATCACATATGAAGAACTGAAGACAGGATTGGCCCGACTTGGGTCACGTCTCTCAGAAGCTGAAGTAAAGCAGCTCATGGATGCT GCTGATGTGGATGGAAATGGGACCATTGACTACATTGAGTTCATCACTGCGACGATGCATCGGAACAGACTTGAACGAGATGAACATCTATACAGGGCTTTTCAGTATTTTGATAAAGATAACAGTGG GTTTATTACAAGAGATGAATTGGAATCAGCGATGAAGGAGCATGGAATTGGTGATGCATCTACCATCAAGGAAATAATATCAGAAATTGACACAGATAAT GACGGAAGGATTAACTATGAGGAATTTTGTGCAATGATGAAGGGTGGAATTCAGCAGCCAGTTAAGCTTATGTGA
- the LOC103717625 gene encoding tRNA wybutosine-synthesizing protein 2/3/4 isoform X2, with translation MEFEKRKAQALAAMAAPRPDKSPKGTVDAPIVPLLDAINRHPSFFTTSSCSGRISILAHRTNPPPSSADATAGNPKLEAAAPKKKKKAGGGGWLFVSHDSADPEAIVDLLFGDRRDSEGGDLVFRFEPLIVAVECRDLASAQSLVSTAISCGFRESGMTSIQKRIMVAIRCSIRLEVPLGQIGFIMISPEYVRYLVRIANDKMEANRKRTDGFLHVLQSKVLPGPGKEVIDSNKKGLEQIADKGFSLDFETKPNVVLSEISIENGTSKSHTEDNILGFIKDRCDSEPAGYSGEDKCAVASCKNSLKVSDPLHDKEIGYSHKEIADKDSNIELSGTPKCFLSVVMLKIVGEPIEKLFLWGQSACASNNGGQEHILVFGGFGGVGRHERRNCSLVLDPQSGLLSEINSTKPPSPRLGHTASMVGREIYVIGGRGGPSQILNDVWVLDTTENRWSLLECTGSAFNPRHRHAAAAVGSNIYVFGGLNNEVIYSCMNVLNTQTLQWSNVSIQGDWPCARHSHSLVASGPQLFMFGGYDGEKALGDLYSFDVRTLQWRKEETSGRAPSPRFSHSMFIYKNYLGIIGGCPVRQQYQELALLNMHHLVWMHVTIDSLGGDLWVRSSTCLIGEDLVIVGGGASCYAFGTKFNEPMKIDLHLLESLHNLPSDKENKSFLQFHDTHGNMNLQQDKHVDGMLDSSDVNLRIDISTNEDGHDVDGEHLVIKLEKKYAKPVKDILKKFGWLDLTRKVRPSQDGCHIYLPVSRNFYAFYVEEQFNSVNNFDNLEAFYQLGEFSLKELSVNEVSQSTALNFLLSCGGSLLDDDVVCMRKVHKSPEKMIKESVCSMLRIKRMPLQLLEQLPTRWEHLGDIVVLPKTSFKDPIWDSIGKELWPIVAKALGANRLARQGRILPTGTRDSTLEILVGDNGWVTHQENGILYTFDATKCMFSSGNLSEKLRMASLDCRDEIIVDLFAGIGYFVLPFLVKARAKLVYACEWNPHALKALEHNINANSVADRCVILEGDNCVTAPKGVAHRVCLGLLPSSECSWVTAVRALRAEGGMLHVHGNVNDSEEFSWSEYVVNSIRSIAQSEGLHWAVSVEHVERVKWYGPHIRHLVADVRCKQA, from the exons ATGGAGTTCGAGAAAAGGAAGGCGCAAGCCCTGGCCGCCATGGCGGCGCCGCGGCCGGACAAGTCCCCCAAGGGCACGGTGGACGCCCCCATCGTCCCCCTGCTTGACGCTATCAATCGCCACCCCTCCTTCTTCACCACCAGCTCCTGCTCCGGCCGCATTTCGATCCTCGCACACCGAACCAACCCGCCCCCTTCTTCCGCCGACGCGACCGCGGGAAACCCTAAACTCGAGGCTGCGGCgcccaagaagaagaagaaggccggcGGAGGTGGTTGGCTTTTCGTCTCGCACGACTCCGCCGACCCGGAGGCCATCGTCGACCTCCTCTTCGGCGACCGCCGGGATTCCGAGGGAGGGGATCTGGTGTTCCGGTTCGAGCCCCTCATCGTGGCCGTCGAGTGCCGGGACCTCGCCTCGGCGCAGTCGCTCGTCTCTACTGCTATTTCTTGCGGGTTTAGAGAGTCCG GTATGACAAGCATACAAAAACGTATAATGGTTGCCATACGATGTTCTATACGTTTGGAGGTACCATTGGGCCAAATTGGTTTTATTATGATTTCACCAGAGTATGTTCGGTACCTTGTTAGGATTGCTAATGATAAAATGGAGGCAAACAGAAAGAGAACGGATGGCTTTCTTCATGTTTTGCAATCTAAG GTTCTCCCAGGACCAGGAAAGGAGGTGATTGATTCTAATAAAAAGGGTCTAGAACAGATTGCCGATAAAGGATTTTCATTAGATTTTGAAACTAAGCCTAATGTCGTATTGTCGGAGATATCAATTGAGAATGGCACTTCAAAGTCTCATACCGAAGATAATATCTTGGGCTTCATCAAAGATAGATGTGATTCCGAACCTGCTGGATATTCTGGAGAAGACAAATGCGCTGTTGCTTCCTGCAAGAACTCACTAAAAGTATCTGATCCTTTACATGACAAGGAAATTGGATACAGCCATAAAGAGATAGCTGACAAAGATTCTAACATAG AGTTGTCAGGAACACCAAAGTGCTTTCTTTCCGTTGTCATGTTAAAGATTGTTGGCGAGCCGATTGAGAAGCTCTTCCTCTGGGGTCAATCAGCTTGTGCTTCAAACAATGGAGGGCAGGAACATATCCTTGTCTTTGGTGGCTTTGGAGGCGTAGGACGACATGAAAGAAGAAATTGCTCCCTGGTGCTTGATCCCCAGTCTGGCCTGTTAAGTGAAATAAATTCTACAAAACCCCCATCTCCACGCTTGGGTCATACAGCCTCCATGGTGGGGAGAGAGATTTATGTTATTGGAGGAAGGGGTGGTCCTTCTCAAATTCTTAATGATGTCTGGGTTCTAGACACCACTGAAAATAGGTGGTCATTATTAGAATGTACTGGCAGTGCTTTTAACCCTAG GCACCGCCATGCAGCTGCAGCTGTAGGCTCAAATATATATGTCTTTGGAGGTCTTAATAATGAAGTGATATATTCCTGCATGAATGTCTTAAACACTCAAACTCTTCAGTGGAGCAATGTTAGTATCCAAGGAGATTGGCCCTGTGCACGTCATTCACATTCTTTGGTGGCCAGCGGCCCTCAGTTGTTTATGTTTGGAGGTTATGATGGTGAGAAGGCACTAGGCGACCTCTACAGTTTTGATGTTAGAACATTACAGTGGAGAAAAGAGGAGACATCTGGGAGAGCTCCTTCTCCAAGATTCTCACATTCTATGTTTATCTATAAAAATTATCTTGGGATCATCGGCGGTTGCCCTGTTAGGCAACAGTATCAAGAATTGGCTTTATTGAACATGCATCATCTTGTCTGGATGCATGTGACTATTGACTCTCTTGGTGGAGACCTTTGGGTTCGCAGCTCAACCTGTCTTATTGGCGAAGATCTTGTTATTGTTGGTGGTGGAGCATCATGTTATGCATTtggaacaaagtttaatgagcCAATGAAAATTGATTTACATTTGTTAGAGTCTCTACACAACCTCCCTTCAGATAAGGAAAATAAGTCATTTTTACAGTTTCATGACACCCATGGAAACATGAATCTACAACAGGACAAGCATGTAGATGGCATGCTTGATAGTTCTGATGTAAATCTTAGGATTGACATTTCTACCAATGAAGATGGGCATGATGTGGATGGGGAACACCTTGTTATAAAACTTGAAAAAAAGTATGCTAAACCTGTGAaggatatattaaaaaaatttggatggttgGATCTTACTAGGAAGGTTCGGCCAAGTCAGGATGGATGTCATATTTATTTACCAGTTAGCAGAAATTTCTATGCCTTCTATGTGGAAGAGCAATTTAATTCAGTAAATAACTTTGATAATTTGGAAGCATTTTATCAACTAGGAGAATTTTCTTTGAAGGAGCTTTCTGTAAATGAGGTTTCTCAATCAACTGCATTGAATTTTTTGTTGTCATGTGGTGGTTCTTTACTAGACGATGATGTAGTCTGCATGAGAAAGGTTCACAAATCTCCTGAAAAGATGATAAAAGAATCAGTTTGCTCCATGCTGAGGATAAAAAGGATGCCTCTGCAGCTGTTGGAGCAGTTGCCTACAAG GTGGGAACATCTTGGGGATATTGTTGTGCTACCAAAGACATCTTTTAAGGATCCTATATGGGACTCTATAGGGAAGGAACTTTGGCCTATAGTTGCCAAAGCGCTTGGTGCTAATCGTCTTGCACGGCAA GGTCGAATTTTGCCTACTGGAACAAGAGACAgcactcttgaaattcttgtgGGAGACAATGGGTGGGTTACTCATCAAGAGAATGGAATCCTTTATACATTTGATGCAACAAAATGTATGTTTTCCTCCGGAAACCTTTCTGAGAAGCTTCGTATGGCTAGTCTAGACTGTAGAGATGAGATTATTGTGGATCTATTTGCTGGAATTGGATACTTTGTGCTTCCATTTCTTGTCAA GGCTAGGGCAAAACTGGTTTATGCATGTGAGTGGAATCCTCATGCTTTAAAGGCTCTTGAACATAATATCAATGCAAATTCTGTGGCAGATCGGTGTGTCATACTTGAAGGAGATAATTGTGTCACAGCACCCAAA GGTGTCGCGCATCGTGTTTGCCTTGGTCTCCTACCATCAAGTGAGTGTAGTTGGGTTACTGCTGTGAGGGCTTTGAG GGCGGAAGGTGGTATGCTGCATGTGCATGGAAATGTCAATGACTCGGAGGAATTCTCATGGTCAGAATATGTTGTTAATTCCATAAGGAGCATTGCACAATCTGAAG GTTTACATTGGGCTGTTTCAGTAGAACACGTAGAGCGAGTGAAGTGGTATGGGCCTCATATTCGTCATCTTGTTGCTGATGTAAGATGCAAGCAAGCGTAG